The genomic interval AAGGAGAAGGATGATCAACTATTGGAAACTATAAAGACTCGAGAGCAACTTACACATGCTCTTAGCGAGTTAAAGGCCACACAAGGAGAACTGCTCAGCATGGAAACAGAACTTGCTCTTGCCAGAGATTCTAACCGGGAGGCCATGACACAAGCAGAACTGATGGAGACCGCTGCCAacatggaaaaggaaaagacaCAAGAGCTTTTAAGACGTGTCTCAGAGCTCACCGAAGCTATTGCTATGTCAAGACTTGCTGCTGTCGAAGCAGAGAAAGAAAAGCTTTCACTATTGTCTGAGAAAGATGCTGAGATAGAGTTAGCAACAGCAGCGGCAGTTCAAGCACAGGTGACCTTGGAAGATATGATAAAACAGGTAAAAATGATGGATGAATTGGAAAATCAGCTCATGACCAAGTCTGTATTTATTGATATGCTTCAGTTGCAACTTAAGCAAGCAAATGAACTACTTAGTTCATCTGAAAAAACTGCATCTGATGCCATAAAAGATTTGAATGAGCTTCAAGCAGATCTGGAAGTcaaggagagaaaaagtttgGATCGATCAGCCTACATTGAGGCATTAGAAATGGAACTAAATCAGTTAAAGCTAGAGCTTCACAATTCAAAGGAGGAGGCATGCCGCTTGAACTGTGTTGCTGAAACACTTACACGTGAGTTGCTGGAGGTCAAGACTAATATGGATGAGATTAGGTCAAGAGAAACAAAAGCAGAAATAGAGGTGGCACTGCTGAAAGCTGAGCTTCACAAAGGGAAGTCCAAAATTGCAGCAGCAGAAGCTGCAGAAGCAAGAGCTGAGAGTGTTAAATCTGGGCTATATCTTGCAGTTCAGCAACTAGCTGTAGAAGCACAGGAAGCAAAGAAGGAAAATCAAGGAGATCATCTGGCTGAAGAagctgaaaactctgttcttgTCAACTTCCAATCTGAAAGGGCTTTCCAAGATGTAGAACCTTCCCAAATTGATGAGTTGAAAACagaagaagaagggaagagAGATGAGGATGATAGCCACATAACAATTTCACTGAAAGAATATGAGTCCCTTATTAAAAAGGCCGAGAAAGCTAATTACATGCATGTTGTAGTAGGGGAAAATGCAGGTCAATTAACTTTGCATGAAAATAAGTACGAATTGGAGAATTTGAAGAAAGAATTAGAAGTTGCAATGGTGAAAGTTGGGGAGTTCAGGACTCGTGCAGA from Juglans regia cultivar Chandler chromosome 2, Walnut 2.0, whole genome shotgun sequence carries:
- the LOC109010721 gene encoding protein WEAK CHLOROPLAST MOVEMENT UNDER BLUE LIGHT-like 1 codes for the protein MGEIDTKPIEPVQVALSLFGEKSDQRKSWCTSSDRECENKKEHEELLKDLANYKVQLEAKDTAYKQALLKLEQHQKSADELSIVLKNTEIERDILIHECGEARTRVGELDSKIKEKDDQLLETIKTREQLTHALSELKATQGELLSMETELALARDSNREAMTQAELMETAANMEKEKTQELLRRVSELTEAIAMSRLAAVEAEKEKLSLLSEKDAEIELATAAAVQAQVTLEDMIKQVKMMDELENQLMTKSVFIDMLQLQLKQANELLSSSEKTASDAIKDLNELQADLEVKERKSLDRSAYIEALEMELNQLKLELHNSKEEACRLNCVAETLTRELLEVKTNMDEIRSRETKAEIEVALLKAELHKGKSKIAAAEAAEARAESVKSGLYLAVQQLAVEAQEAKKENQGDHLAEEAENSVLVNFQSERAFQDVEPSQIDELKTEEEGKRDEDDSHITISLKEYESLIKKAEKANYMHVVVGENAGQLTLHENKYELENLKKELEVAMVKVGEFRTRAEQAVSRAELAEKAKLAIEDQLRRWREHKQRRKAALAALREESAPKEFYPPQYDRPPTTYQPLGKVLNMEF